The Trichocoleus sp. FACHB-46 genome has a segment encoding these proteins:
- a CDS encoding ChaB family protein → MKTELIKQMAPEQQQEQNLPQEAQQLPESAQKIFQAAMRSAQSDGLSQEGAMNVAWTTVKHDYIQGSDGKWQRKPEDEHRYKSTVVSGN, encoded by the coding sequence ATGAAAACGGAGCTTATTAAGCAAATGGCACCAGAACAACAGCAAGAGCAAAACCTACCTCAAGAAGCTCAGCAACTCCCCGAATCAGCCCAAAAGATCTTCCAAGCTGCAATGCGAAGTGCTCAATCTGATGGTCTGTCTCAAGAGGGAGCGATGAATGTCGCTTGGACCACAGTCAAGCATGATTACATTCAAGGCAGCGACGGTAAGTGGCAGCGCAAGCCCGAGGACGAACACAGATACAAGTCAACGGTCGTCAGCGGTAACTAA
- a CDS encoding cysteine desulfurase family protein produces MQIYLDYSATTPPRAEAIAAMQQALTVQWGNPSSLHEWGSRAATLVERARIQVASLLNAPPEAIVFTSGGTESDNLAILGVVRQYTTPQHVIISSVEHSAIAEPVRLLEQWGWEVTRLPVDAQGRVNPQDLRHALQSNTVLVSVIYGQSEIGTLQPIQVLGEIARNHGALFHTDAVQVAGRLQLDVQQLPVDLLSLSSHKLYGPQGSGALYVRTGVELVPLIGGGGQEFKLRSGTQAVPAIAGFGIAAEQAIAELATETPRLMRLRDRLFDQLLAIPGVTVTGDRWNRLPHHVSVCLQATDSETLNGKTLVRQMNLAGIAISAGSACHSGKTTPSPILLAMGYSDRLAKGGIRFTLGRETTVADIDWTATVFQQVLERLMPVQLVGSRS; encoded by the coding sequence ATGCAAATCTATCTGGATTACAGTGCGACAACTCCCCCTCGTGCCGAAGCGATCGCTGCCATGCAGCAGGCTTTGACGGTGCAGTGGGGCAATCCTTCTAGCTTGCATGAGTGGGGTAGTCGGGCCGCGACCTTGGTAGAACGGGCCCGCATTCAAGTGGCTAGCTTGCTCAATGCTCCGCCTGAAGCGATCGTGTTTACGTCGGGCGGTACCGAATCGGATAACTTGGCAATTCTGGGAGTGGTGCGGCAGTACACCACACCTCAACATGTGATTATTTCTAGCGTGGAGCACTCGGCGATCGCAGAGCCTGTGCGCTTATTGGAGCAGTGGGGATGGGAAGTAACTCGCTTACCTGTGGATGCTCAGGGGCGGGTAAATCCTCAGGATTTACGCCATGCCTTGCAAAGTAATACGGTTTTAGTTTCAGTGATCTACGGGCAGAGCGAAATTGGTACCTTGCAGCCCATCCAGGTGCTCGGTGAAATTGCTCGTAATCATGGCGCATTGTTTCATACTGATGCCGTGCAGGTCGCAGGCCGTTTGCAGCTAGATGTGCAGCAGCTTCCGGTAGATTTACTCTCGTTGTCCAGCCACAAGCTGTATGGACCGCAAGGATCTGGGGCTTTGTATGTGCGAACTGGAGTGGAGTTGGTGCCGCTGATCGGTGGTGGTGGGCAAGAGTTTAAGCTGCGTTCTGGGACTCAGGCCGTACCTGCGATCGCAGGGTTTGGCATAGCGGCAGAACAAGCGATCGCGGAACTAGCCACCGAAACGCCCCGCTTGATGCGGCTGCGCGATCGCTTGTTCGATCAATTACTAGCGATTCCAGGCGTAACTGTCACGGGCGATCGCTGGAATCGCTTACCGCACCATGTCAGCGTTTGTCTTCAGGCTACCGATAGCGAAACCCTAAATGGCAAAACCTTGGTGCGCCAAATGAATCTGGCGGGGATTGCGATTAGTGCAGGTTCTGCCTGTCATAGTGGCAAAACAACTCCCAGTCCGATTTTGCTGGCAATGGGATATAGCGATCGCTTGGCGAAAGGCGGCATCCGGTTCACGTTAGGCCGAGAGACTACAGTGGCAGATATTGATTGGACAGCCACCGTGTTCCAGCAGGTTCTAGAGCGACTTATGCCCGTACAATTAGTAGGGAGCCGCTCCTAG
- a CDS encoding DUF1995 family protein produces the protein MAELPKNLEDAIEQAKTATQAALDAGVCRIQVELNFPELKPMPIAEQFLSIFEDLGANFKVFFPDAGAAALARRDWGEKPFEIRGIGELKGKMLPEDQAFLMVAPTSVEVAEVQKMADEAGERPFILLNPVLEDIATVGLGYAGRQLRTRFLSTFEVCYYLRPLENGALLRCYPGPWQVWLELEDDYKLIAEVDTKPAGDEIDRILAQSTGNPEDPTPAPKTGFMTELQRFLRALTQ, from the coding sequence ATGGCTGAACTTCCCAAAAACCTTGAAGACGCGATCGAGCAAGCCAAAACTGCAACCCAGGCAGCCCTAGACGCCGGTGTTTGCCGGATCCAGGTGGAACTCAATTTCCCCGAACTCAAACCTATGCCGATCGCCGAGCAGTTTTTGAGTATTTTTGAAGATTTGGGAGCCAACTTCAAAGTTTTTTTTCCCGATGCTGGTGCGGCGGCTCTGGCACGGCGGGACTGGGGAGAGAAACCTTTTGAGATTCGAGGGATTGGTGAGCTGAAGGGCAAGATGCTACCAGAAGATCAAGCCTTTCTCATGGTTGCCCCGACTTCTGTAGAAGTGGCTGAGGTGCAAAAAATGGCTGATGAAGCCGGAGAACGCCCCTTTATTCTCTTAAATCCGGTTCTGGAAGACATTGCCACAGTTGGCTTAGGCTATGCGGGGCGGCAGCTACGCACTCGGTTCCTTAGCACTTTCGAGGTTTGTTATTATCTCCGCCCTTTGGAAAATGGAGCCTTGCTGCGTTGCTATCCCGGCCCTTGGCAGGTTTGGCTAGAATTAGAGGACGACTACAAACTAATTGCCGAAGTTGACACCAAGCCCGCTGGCGACGAAATCGACCGAATTTTAGCCCAATCTACTGGAAATCCTGAAGATCCTACCCCAGCTCCTAAAACAGGCTTTATGACGGAACTTCAGCGTTTTCTCAGAGCCTTAACGCAGTAA
- a CDS encoding metallophosphoesterase family protein, with product MSESTRRRIFIGDVHGHYDGLMILLEAIAPDGDDQVYFLGDLIDRGPRSAQVVDFVQKSNFHCLLGNHEQLMIDAFPKGRAFGPGLQAWLYSGGQATVASYKNMDLLAEHLEWIKTLPMYMDLGDVWLVHAGVHPEMPIEDQSSHEFCWIREEFHSIAKPYFPNKLIVTGHTITFTLPGVSPGEVAQGKGWLDIDTGAYHQKSGWLTGVDITNRRVYQVNVWHQEVRTLPLDEAIAQVEPSQIIARHQMLRS from the coding sequence ATGAGCGAATCTACCCGCCGTCGCATTTTCATCGGGGATGTGCATGGTCATTATGATGGCTTGATGATTTTGCTGGAGGCGATCGCTCCTGATGGGGACGACCAAGTTTATTTCCTGGGCGACCTGATTGACCGAGGCCCTCGCAGCGCCCAAGTCGTTGACTTTGTCCAGAAAAGTAACTTCCACTGCTTGCTCGGAAATCATGAGCAACTGATGATTGATGCCTTTCCCAAGGGCCGAGCTTTTGGCCCAGGCTTGCAAGCTTGGCTGTATAGCGGTGGCCAAGCGACGGTAGCCAGCTATAAGAATATGGACTTGCTGGCCGAGCACTTGGAATGGATCAAGACGCTACCAATGTATATGGACTTGGGAGATGTTTGGTTGGTGCATGCGGGCGTGCATCCAGAGATGCCCATTGAAGACCAAAGCTCTCATGAATTTTGCTGGATTCGAGAAGAATTTCACAGCATTGCCAAGCCTTATTTCCCAAACAAATTGATTGTGACGGGGCATACAATCACTTTCACGCTGCCAGGAGTATCACCTGGGGAAGTGGCTCAGGGAAAAGGATGGCTGGATATTGATACGGGAGCCTATCACCAAAAGAGCGGCTGGCTCACCGGAGTAGATATTACCAATCGTCGGGTTTATCAGGTCAATGTTTGGCACCAAGAAGTCCGAACCTTGCCTTTAGATGAAGCGATCGCTCAAGTGGAACCTTCCCAAATTATTGCTCGCCACCAAATGCTTCGTTCTTAG
- a CDS encoding M48 family metallopeptidase: MLNRFSTLSRRSVRRWLYPFISLAIAIGLVVGSPSPSPALPWADLIFRGVQIIQLSKVSDREEVAIGRQINQQLINSEFRLYRNRSINEYVDQIGQQLAAKSDRPRIPYTFQVVEDNRVNAFATAGGYVYVTTGLMKIADNEAQLASVLGHETGHVEGRHLLQQMRQTAIARGVATAAGLDRSTLAGIGVELALRRPNSRQDEFEADERGLRILSRAGYAPSAMVAFMEKLLKGGSLPTFLSTHPNTKDRIEALKRSINSTSTSGSNTNPGNGLDSAAYKAKIQPLLSRS; encoded by the coding sequence ATGCTTAACCGCTTTTCTACTTTGTCTCGTCGTTCTGTCCGCCGTTGGCTCTATCCTTTTATCTCTTTGGCGATCGCCATTGGACTGGTAGTAGGTTCTCCCAGCCCTAGCCCAGCCTTACCTTGGGCTGACTTGATCTTCCGGGGAGTACAAATTATTCAACTCTCGAAAGTATCTGATCGCGAAGAAGTAGCGATCGGTCGTCAAATCAATCAGCAACTTATAAACAGTGAATTTCGGCTATACCGCAACCGCTCCATCAATGAGTATGTTGATCAAATTGGTCAGCAACTGGCGGCTAAAAGCGATCGCCCCCGGATCCCCTATACATTTCAAGTGGTAGAAGATAACCGTGTCAACGCCTTTGCCACAGCAGGTGGTTACGTCTATGTCACCACAGGTTTGATGAAAATTGCCGATAATGAAGCTCAACTGGCGAGCGTCTTAGGCCATGAAACGGGTCATGTGGAAGGCCGTCATCTCTTGCAGCAAATGCGCCAAACGGCGATCGCCCGTGGTGTGGCTACAGCAGCAGGGCTCGATCGCAGTACCTTAGCGGGGATCGGTGTAGAACTGGCCCTCAGACGCCCCAATAGTCGCCAGGATGAATTTGAGGCTGACGAAAGAGGCCTACGAATTTTAAGCAGGGCAGGTTATGCTCCATCAGCAATGGTTGCTTTTATGGAGAAGCTGCTTAAAGGCGGCTCACTTCCTACATTCCTGAGCACTCACCCTAACACCAAAGACCGCATCGAGGCGCTCAAGCGCAGTATCAACTCCACCAGCACTAGTGGCAGCAATACTAACCCTGGAAATGGCTTAGATAGTGCAGCATACAAAGCCAAGATTCAGCCTTTGCTAAGTCGTTCTTGA
- a CDS encoding DUF4330 domain-containing protein yields MAILDSQGRLFGKVSILDVGAALVILLVIIGVFLVPGTGTVAQINNATKPIEVDLIAKGLSVSNPQRFIQDFQSAKKTSLVIRNQPYGEVDLKSVQVLPRNVLITQPDGSVKVIPDPRSELSYSTDLLITVGGRAQVNKDGPVLGNSKIKIGSVVQLQGTLYDFNASVVDIRLNDK; encoded by the coding sequence ATGGCTATTTTGGACTCTCAAGGTCGTCTATTCGGCAAAGTTAGCATTCTCGACGTGGGAGCCGCCCTCGTGATCTTGCTGGTGATCATAGGCGTCTTTTTGGTACCTGGGACAGGAACGGTAGCTCAGATCAACAACGCAACCAAACCAATCGAGGTTGACTTAATTGCCAAGGGTTTGAGTGTCAGCAATCCCCAAAGATTTATCCAAGACTTTCAAAGTGCCAAGAAGACCAGCCTGGTGATCCGCAATCAGCCATACGGTGAGGTGGATCTCAAGTCGGTTCAAGTGCTACCTCGCAATGTTCTGATTACCCAACCAGACGGCTCTGTTAAAGTGATCCCTGACCCTCGCTCAGAGCTGTCTTACAGCACCGATTTGCTGATTACGGTTGGTGGTAGAGCCCAAGTTAACAAGGATGGTCCTGTTTTGGGAAATAGCAAGATCAAGATTGGCAGTGTTGTGCAGCTACAAGGTACTTTGTACGACTTCAATGCCAGTGTGGTTGACATCAGACTGAACGACAAGTAG
- a CDS encoding alpha/beta fold hydrolase — protein sequence MFLPPGFRQQSILTKLGRMVYYTAAAEPWVTAEAELSSDRETLVFLHGFGGGSSAYEWSKVYPAFASDYQILAPDLIGWGRSEHPARNYRIEDYLSTITEFLEQTCSGPTTVIASSLTAAFTIRVAIARPELFKSLILTTPAGLSDFGEDYTRSFFAQLVSTPIIDRLIYNAGVATSGGIRSFLEQRQFARPERVYPEIVAAYLESASQANAEYAALAFVRGDLCFDLSQYITQLTVPTAIVWGRQSQFTGPEIGRRLADLNPQAIRVFQQLDEVGLTPQLELPAVTVGLIRQFLQNPDLK from the coding sequence ATGTTTCTACCCCCTGGCTTTCGCCAACAATCCATTCTGACCAAGCTAGGCCGTATGGTTTACTACACTGCGGCAGCAGAACCTTGGGTCACTGCCGAGGCAGAACTATCTAGCGATCGCGAAACATTAGTATTCCTGCATGGCTTCGGCGGTGGTTCTTCCGCCTATGAGTGGTCCAAAGTCTATCCAGCCTTTGCCAGCGACTACCAAATTTTGGCTCCAGACCTGATTGGCTGGGGTCGTTCAGAGCATCCAGCTCGAAACTACCGAATTGAGGACTATCTCAGCACCATCACTGAGTTTTTGGAGCAAACTTGTTCTGGCCCCACGACTGTCATTGCTTCGTCACTCACGGCAGCTTTTACGATTCGGGTGGCGATCGCTCGCCCAGAACTATTCAAGTCGCTGATTCTAACAACCCCTGCTGGACTTTCCGATTTTGGCGAAGACTATACCCGCAGCTTTTTTGCCCAACTGGTCAGCACTCCCATCATCGATCGCTTAATTTACAACGCTGGAGTTGCTACGAGTGGAGGGATTCGCAGCTTTTTAGAGCAACGCCAATTTGCCCGCCCAGAGCGAGTTTATCCAGAAATTGTCGCAGCCTACTTAGAATCCGCCAGCCAAGCGAATGCGGAATATGCAGCACTGGCTTTCGTGCGCGGCGACTTGTGTTTCGATCTATCCCAATACATCACCCAACTGACTGTTCCCACCGCAATTGTTTGGGGTCGCCAGTCACAATTTACCGGACCAGAAATTGGTCGGCGCTTAGCAGACTTGAATCCTCAAGCCATTCGGGTGTTCCAGCAGCTAGACGAGGTGGGCTTGACACCACAGCTAGAACTACCCGCCGTTACGGTGGGGTTAATTCGGCAATTTCTTCAGAATCCTGACCTTAAATAG
- a CDS encoding caspase family protein, which yields MSRDALVVGINAYQSLPSLNAPARDAEAIAQQLQTYGEFRVTRLPEIVATDNAAGTVQTRVGLKTQVTLRELEAALIRLFKPKGNNIPHTALFYFSGHGLQKDAGIQEGYLALSDSQPDVGFYGLSLFWLRRLLQESPVRQRIIWLDCCHSGELFNMMEADPGAHAGTDRLFMAASREYETAYESLNSAYSVFTQAVLNGLDPKSNENGVVTNYSLTHWVSSALKTEVQQPLFENSGSEIILTRCTQPPSTVLSVKSQTICPYRGLEFFDESHAEYFFGREDLTDQLIDKLRHGKFVAVVGASGSGKSSLLRAGLIHELRKGNKFSGSDRWQIKLITPGDHPLRSLAHAFIDPQATGLERAEQLRRAEAFLKDGGSGLAQLAQASAIASQKTTDGQSTAGSRLVLVIDQFEEVFTLCQGQQSEQERYRFFNCLVGALQEAGHYLSIVIGLRADFFGKCSLYNQLAQKIEQNLVTVTPLTYEQIKATIVRPAQRVGLVCEPNLIYTMLLDVVGAPGELPLLQYTLLELWERRQESENGEPPRLTLNAYTELGGVRGTLQKRATEIFYSLASEEQRVAQRIFLALTQLGEGTEDTRRRILKAELVSRRFPAALVEKVLEKLVVAKLVVTNQVPASSSRADETDTPVTTLQPPISTALHFAQANQDLSGSVWTWNSSTSASSIKSSYGLGTGRTNLPLDLDLTSANAWSSPGSLLPALYYETVDVAHEALIRNWSLLRSWLDENREMLRRQRRIEQATREWQRAEQPLEAEYLLRGGRLVDAEDFLQNYPDELSALAQQYVAVSQEESRKAHKESRVLQIAVPCALLVALTVSFNQYRTAVSNQAEKDYQIQVATSRQRAAIAQTVLQESGGDPTTALLISRLAAEAGKPTYEAEASLRAALQKLQLQVELRGHQGAVHQVAFSPSQNRLATAGADGTIRIWSLQSQTTERVLQWDAPTPARSKQAKQTEAAPASPPSAITALAFSPDGKQLAAIAKGTRQVKIWAVESGAPVFQLAGFTGEAVQIAFSPQGQWFAAASADHTVRIWQLKTGQLQAQASHQGPINSIQFSLNGRSLLTASTDGKARIWQVATGRIQQVLQHPGSVNQATFSRSGQWIATACDDGQARLWNAQTGKLQQLFSHAGETTRSLDHENPSLGKPLVNPTSGATGQSDRLLYHRSKLPHQTKSAPIIQVIFSPDEKLIATADPSQRVRLWSLRSGQLWTQLSTPRDLPTMIRYAGPEPIAFSPDGDYILTTTRNQVGDRSTAYTAHLWEVYTGREVSVLRGHQGAIEAAQFSPDGAYIATASDDSVVRLWATQPGGELPTLAMAKAPIQWATFLQPTGSRSLKNSALTAQSAPKGLEVLLSLPSRLNSRFTKAAFSANSSSPSDSTASSPASVASNLLSRMVTATAAGNLQAWHLSGNPVTENFSQSKAGGRFGVSITQQATEVDLQSVEAMLSHSSSGNLSGVALSPDGATLAVAKTDGSMEILQLQDEQKPKLLRRLQNIRDVKAKAVTKPAIATPVVVRQLSFSPDGQKLLGLGDDLTVRLWHVASGQPLQSLHGHHATIEQAHFSPNNQQVITASWDRTARIWDVASGKLVRLLAHQDVVSSAFFSPDSQLVVTASWDGAARVFDPTTGGLRVVLAGHRGPVLDAEFSPNGRSLVTASADGTARLWDAQTGTEQAQLRPSSPSHESNRVRRAFFSPDGQYIATLGDDGKVRLWAATWEVLLKLARDRTLRQLTTEECIRYLRLAPNDCPALPAQGAEAQDAKESSVMEAIAVQQPTN from the coding sequence ATGTCACGGGATGCCTTAGTTGTTGGAATTAATGCGTATCAATCCTTGCCCAGCCTTAATGCTCCAGCCCGAGATGCTGAGGCGATCGCTCAACAATTGCAAACCTATGGTGAATTCCGAGTTACCCGCTTACCAGAGATAGTGGCGACTGATAATGCGGCTGGTACAGTACAGACCAGAGTGGGTCTCAAAACTCAAGTAACCCTGCGAGAGCTAGAAGCAGCCTTGATTCGGCTCTTTAAGCCAAAAGGAAACAATATCCCTCATACGGCGCTGTTTTACTTTTCTGGACATGGACTACAAAAAGATGCAGGGATTCAGGAAGGTTACTTAGCTTTAAGTGATTCCCAACCAGACGTAGGATTCTACGGTTTGTCTCTCTTTTGGCTGCGGCGACTACTTCAAGAAAGCCCCGTGCGCCAGCGCATCATTTGGTTAGACTGCTGTCACAGCGGTGAACTGTTCAATATGATGGAAGCTGATCCCGGTGCCCATGCGGGTACTGATCGCTTGTTTATGGCAGCTTCGAGAGAATATGAAACAGCCTATGAGTCGTTAAATAGTGCCTACAGTGTATTTACACAGGCTGTCCTAAATGGCCTTGATCCTAAAAGCAATGAAAACGGAGTTGTTACCAATTATTCGCTAACTCATTGGGTGAGTAGTGCGCTAAAAACAGAAGTCCAACAGCCTCTGTTTGAAAACTCTGGTAGCGAAATTATTCTGACTCGTTGCACCCAGCCCCCCTCAACCGTGCTGAGTGTCAAGTCTCAAACAATCTGCCCCTACCGAGGACTGGAATTTTTTGATGAATCCCATGCAGAGTATTTCTTTGGTCGGGAAGATTTAACCGATCAACTGATTGACAAGCTACGGCATGGCAAGTTTGTCGCCGTAGTGGGGGCATCAGGTAGTGGTAAATCATCTTTGCTACGAGCGGGCTTAATTCATGAACTCCGCAAGGGCAATAAGTTTTCAGGTAGCGATCGCTGGCAAATTAAGCTGATTACCCCTGGGGATCATCCGCTCCGTAGCCTGGCTCACGCATTTATCGATCCGCAAGCGACAGGCCTAGAGCGGGCCGAACAGTTGCGCCGCGCTGAAGCATTTCTCAAAGATGGTGGTTCTGGTTTAGCTCAATTAGCTCAAGCAAGTGCGATCGCCAGTCAAAAGACCACAGATGGGCAGAGCACTGCGGGATCGCGCTTAGTGCTGGTGATTGACCAATTTGAGGAAGTCTTTACCCTCTGTCAGGGACAGCAATCCGAACAAGAACGTTACCGATTTTTCAACTGTCTAGTCGGGGCATTACAGGAAGCGGGCCATTACCTCAGCATTGTGATCGGCTTAAGGGCCGACTTTTTTGGCAAATGCTCGCTCTACAACCAACTCGCTCAAAAGATTGAACAAAATTTAGTGACCGTCACACCACTGACCTACGAGCAAATCAAGGCTACGATTGTGCGTCCAGCCCAGAGAGTAGGGCTAGTTTGCGAACCTAACTTGATTTACACCATGTTGCTGGATGTGGTAGGCGCGCCGGGGGAGTTGCCGCTGCTTCAATATACGCTGCTAGAACTTTGGGAGCGGCGGCAGGAAAGCGAAAACGGAGAGCCACCTCGCTTGACCCTGAACGCCTACACCGAGTTAGGGGGCGTGCGAGGCACCTTACAAAAGCGAGCGACAGAAATCTTCTACAGTTTGGCTTCGGAAGAGCAGCGGGTAGCTCAGCGGATTTTTCTGGCTCTCACGCAATTGGGAGAAGGCACAGAAGATACCCGCCGCCGCATTCTAAAAGCAGAATTGGTCAGTCGCCGCTTTCCAGCTGCTTTAGTGGAAAAGGTTTTAGAGAAGTTAGTAGTTGCCAAGCTGGTCGTGACGAATCAAGTCCCTGCTAGTAGCTCTCGCGCTGATGAAACTGACACACCCGTAACGACGCTTCAGCCACCTATCTCGACTGCTCTACACTTTGCCCAAGCGAATCAAGACTTGTCTGGTTCGGTTTGGACTTGGAACTCAAGCACGTCGGCTAGTTCTATCAAGTCATCCTATGGCTTAGGAACTGGGAGAACGAATTTACCTTTGGATCTGGATTTGACCTCAGCTAACGCTTGGTCATCACCCGGTAGCTTGCTCCCCGCTCTCTATTATGAGACGGTCGATGTGGCTCACGAGGCGTTGATTCGTAATTGGTCTTTGTTGCGGAGCTGGCTCGACGAAAACCGCGAAATGCTGCGGCGACAGCGACGCATTGAACAGGCAACACGAGAATGGCAACGTGCTGAACAACCTCTAGAAGCAGAATATCTCCTTCGAGGCGGTCGTTTAGTTGATGCGGAAGACTTTTTACAGAATTATCCAGATGAGCTTTCAGCTTTGGCTCAGCAGTATGTAGCAGTCAGCCAAGAGGAGAGCCGCAAGGCCCACAAGGAGTCCAGGGTGCTGCAAATTGCCGTTCCCTGTGCATTGTTGGTAGCGTTAACGGTTTCGTTTAACCAATACCGCACTGCTGTGAGTAATCAAGCGGAGAAAGACTACCAAATCCAGGTGGCAACATCGCGGCAGCGAGCCGCGATCGCCCAAACTGTTTTGCAAGAATCAGGCGGAGATCCGACTACGGCACTGCTGATTAGCCGCTTAGCTGCGGAAGCAGGAAAACCCACCTATGAGGCGGAAGCAAGCTTAAGAGCAGCTTTGCAAAAACTGCAATTGCAGGTTGAACTAAGAGGCCATCAAGGTGCTGTGCATCAAGTTGCCTTTAGCCCTAGCCAAAACCGACTTGCCACGGCAGGCGCAGACGGAACAATTCGCATTTGGTCCTTGCAATCTCAAACCACCGAACGAGTGCTGCAATGGGATGCCCCAACTCCTGCTCGTTCCAAACAAGCTAAGCAGACTGAAGCTGCACCAGCTTCTCCCCCGTCAGCGATTACAGCGCTCGCTTTTAGTCCAGATGGCAAACAATTAGCAGCGATCGCTAAGGGAACTCGACAAGTCAAGATTTGGGCTGTTGAGTCTGGGGCTCCGGTTTTTCAGCTAGCGGGCTTTACGGGAGAAGCAGTCCAAATTGCCTTTAGCCCTCAAGGGCAATGGTTTGCGGCAGCGAGCGCTGATCACACGGTGCGAATTTGGCAACTAAAAACTGGGCAACTACAAGCCCAAGCAAGCCATCAAGGCCCGATTAACAGCATCCAGTTTAGTCTGAATGGGCGATCGCTCTTGACGGCCAGTACCGATGGTAAAGCTCGAATCTGGCAAGTTGCAACTGGGCGGATTCAGCAGGTGTTACAGCATCCAGGATCTGTAAACCAAGCTACCTTTAGTCGCAGTGGTCAATGGATTGCCACTGCCTGTGATGATGGTCAAGCTCGCCTGTGGAATGCCCAAACTGGAAAACTTCAACAGCTTTTCTCTCATGCAGGTGAAACTACACGAAGCTTAGATCACGAAAATCCATCGCTAGGAAAGCCTTTGGTTAACCCGACTTCGGGGGCTACAGGTCAAAGCGATCGCTTGCTATATCACCGCTCCAAATTGCCCCATCAAACTAAGTCGGCTCCTATCATTCAGGTGATTTTCAGTCCAGACGAGAAGTTGATTGCTACGGCTGATCCCAGCCAGCGAGTCCGACTGTGGAGTCTGCGCTCTGGACAATTGTGGACGCAATTGAGCACTCCCAGAGATTTACCCACCATGATTCGCTACGCAGGACCAGAACCCATTGCCTTTAGTCCTGATGGAGATTACATCCTCACGACCACCCGCAATCAGGTCGGCGATCGCAGCACAGCCTATACTGCTCACCTATGGGAGGTCTATACCGGACGCGAAGTGAGTGTGTTACGGGGGCATCAAGGCGCGATCGAGGCGGCTCAGTTTAGCCCCGACGGTGCCTATATTGCGACTGCGAGCGATGATAGCGTGGTGCGCTTGTGGGCCACGCAACCCGGTGGTGAACTCCCAACCTTGGCTATGGCAAAAGCGCCGATTCAATGGGCTACGTTTTTGCAACCTACTGGGTCGCGATCGCTCAAAAACAGCGCTTTGACGGCTCAATCAGCCCCAAAGGGGTTAGAAGTACTGCTATCCCTGCCTTCACGCTTAAATTCTCGCTTCACAAAAGCGGCTTTTTCAGCCAATTCCTCGTCTCCCTCGGATAGTACGGCTTCCAGTCCTGCATCGGTCGCTTCCAATCTACTGAGCCGCATGGTGACTGCTACTGCCGCTGGCAATCTGCAAGCTTGGCATCTCTCTGGGAACCCAGTCACGGAGAACTTTTCTCAATCAAAGGCTGGTGGGCGGTTTGGGGTGTCAATCACTCAACAAGCAACTGAGGTCGATCTACAGTCAGTTGAGGCTATGTTGAGCCACTCATCCAGTGGCAATCTCAGTGGTGTTGCCCTGAGTCCAGATGGTGCAACGCTAGCAGTCGCCAAGACTGATGGCTCGATGGAGATTTTGCAACTACAGGATGAGCAGAAGCCGAAATTGTTGCGACGATTGCAAAATATACGCGACGTTAAGGCGAAAGCGGTGACCAAGCCCGCGATCGCTACGCCGGTTGTTGTCCGCCAACTGAGTTTTAGCCCGGATGGCCAGAAACTACTAGGGCTAGGAGACGACTTGACGGTACGGCTTTGGCATGTAGCTTCAGGGCAACCGTTACAGAGTTTGCACGGGCATCATGCCACAATTGAGCAGGCACACTTTAGCCCCAACAATCAGCAGGTGATCACAGCCAGTTGGGATCGAACCGCTCGGATTTGGGATGTGGCATCCGGGAAGTTAGTCCGCTTACTAGCGCATCAGGATGTCGTGAGCAGCGCCTTTTTTAGCCCAGACAGTCAACTTGTGGTAACTGCAAGCTGGGATGGTGCCGCTAGAGTATTTGACCCAACGACCGGGGGGTTGCGGGTGGTCTTGGCTGGTCATCGGGGGCCTGTGCTGGATGCTGAGTTTAGTCCAAATGGGCGATCGCTGGTGACGGCTAGCGCAGATGGTACAGCTCGTCTCTGGGATGCCCAAACAGGTACCGAACAAGCGCAATTGCGGCCTTCTAGCCCTAGCCATGAATCGAATCGGGTACGCCGAGCTTTCTTTAGCCCTGATGGTCAATACATCGCCACTCTGGGTGACGATGGCAAAGTGCGTCTTTGGGCTGCGACTTGGGAGGTTCTGCTCAAGTTGGCCCGCGATCGCACCTTACGACAATTGACGACCGAAGAATGCATCCGCTACCTGCGCCTTGCGCCTAATGATTGCCCAGCGTTACCCGCTCAAGGGGCAGAGGCTCAAGATGCTAAGGAGTCCTCTGTAATGGAGGCGATCGCAGTTCAGCAGCCTACAAATTAA